From Equus asinus isolate D_3611 breed Donkey chromosome 14, EquAss-T2T_v2, whole genome shotgun sequence, one genomic window encodes:
- the SOCS1 gene encoding suppressor of cytokine signaling 1 → MVAHNQVAADNAISTAAEPRRRPEPSSSSSSSSSSSSASSSAAPAAPARLRPCPAVPAPAPGETHFRTFRSHAEYRRITRASALLDACGFYWGPLSVHGAHERLRAEPVGTFLVRDSRQRNCFFALSVKMASGPTSIRVHFQAGRFHLDGSRETFDCLFELLEHYVAAPRRMLGAPLRQRRVRPLQELCRQRIVATVGRENLARIPLNPVLRDYLSSFPFQI, encoded by the coding sequence ATGGTAGCACACAACCAGGTGGCAGCCGACAATGCAATCTCCACGGCAGCAGAGCCTCGACGGCGGCCagagccttcctcctcctcctcctcctcctcctcttcttcctccgcctcctcctccgcGGCGCCCGCGGCCCCGGCGCGCCTGCGGCCCTGCCCGGCGgtcccggccccggccccgggcgAGACGCACTTCCGCACGTTCCGCTCGCACGCCGAGTACCGGCGCATCACCCGCGCCAGCGCGCTCCTCGACGCCTGCGGCTTCTACTGGGGGCCCCTGAGCGTGCACGGGGCGCACGAGCGGCTGCGCGCCGAGCCGGTGGGCACCTTCCTGGTGCGCGACAGCCGCCAGCGGAACTGCTTCTTCGCCCTGAGCGTGAAGATGGCCTCGGGCCCCACGAGCATCCGCGTGCACTTCCAGGCCGGCCGCTTCCACCTGGACGGCAGCCGCGAGACCTTCGACTGCCTCTTCGAGCTGCTCGAACACTACGTGGCGGCGCCGCGCCGCATGCTGGGGGCCCCGCTGCGCCAGCGCCGCGTGCGGCCGCTGCAGGAGCTGTGTCGCCAGCGCATCGTGGCCACCGTGGGCCGCGAGAACCTGGCGCGCATCCCCCTCAACCCCGTCCTCCGCGACTACTTGAGCTCCTTCCCCTTCCAGATCTGA